In a genomic window of Brassica rapa cultivar Chiifu-401-42 chromosome A10, CAAS_Brap_v3.01, whole genome shotgun sequence:
- the LOC103847111 gene encoding uncharacterized protein DDB_G0284459 — protein sequence MAEENVSQVKEMMIPDEHCCIRDAEIIQETSVETMPPLMVEDVLLSPPHPPAAVSNGIVNPRRHSTGALGKAQAQTRYRGNQTSSTHDLCKHGKRREEDLVVKPWKLVKKKDVEGETLSSVRKSFQVAKRDASEVVKSCDGLQRAKRSETKSDSPAGGVRMAKKTNLDVKKSPRISESKSSKEDLVKSLKNKEKKTETDELVRCDDVIEKKASRSSKEDLVKSLKKKEKIDELVRCDDVLEKTLYVVESSIEEKKVIKKKKIITSVKSEIQQSSVKKILRQRAPTLIPSLSPSSEEVKEPRVTKSDPRPIRKITSRSKTSLSEKKESASATLVTKPKRIGLKVTPPPPPTRPVSFRKGKVLEPKQEDSTPTSIKFKKRVVQEPKLRSDGNKKKKSLKKDVGKVSSYNNSGEGKREKVVLRHRKVEAKKKLQTLFNNVIEETVNKLEEVRKSKVKALVGAFETVISLQDNDMTSQKKKVQSKSTSSQVAEG from the coding sequence ATGGCTGAAGAGAATGTTTCTCAAGttaaagagatgatgataccAGATGAGCATTGTTGTATCCGTGATGCTGAGATCATTCAAGAAACCTCTGTTGAAACAATGCCACCTCTAATGGTTGAGGATGTTCTTCTTAGTCCTCCTCATCCTCCAGCTGCAGTGTCCAATGGTATTGTGAATCCGAGACGGCACTCGACTGGAGCGTTAGGTAAAGCTCAGGCTCAGACGCGTTACCGTGGGAACCAAACGAGCTCGACTCATGATCTATGCAAACACGGGAAGAGGCGTGAGGAAGATTTGGTGGTCAAACCGTGGAAGttggttaagaaaaaggatgttGAAGGTGAGACTTTGAGTTCGGTGAGGAAGTCGTTTCAGGTTGCAAAGAGAGATGCTAGTGAGGTTGTCAAATCTTGTGATGGGTTACAACGCGCTAAGAGAAGTGAAACAAAGAGTGATTCACCTGCTGGTGGTGTAAGGATGGCCAAGAAGACAAACCTTGATGTTAAGAAGTCTCCTAGGATCAGTGAGAGCAAGAGTTCTAAAGAGGATCTTGTGAAGAGtctcaagaacaaagagaagaagacGGAGACTGATGAGCTGGTTAGATGTGATGATGTGATAGAGAAGAAGGCTTCAAGATCTTCCAAAGAGGATCTTGTGAAGAGTctcaagaagaaagaaaagattgaTGAGCTGGTTAGATGTGATGATGTATTGGAGAAGACTTTATACGTTGTTGAATCTAGTATTGAGGAGAAGAAGgtgataaagaagaagaagatcatcaCAAGTGTTAAGAGTGAGATTCAGCAATCTTCTGTGAAGAAGATTTTAAGACAAAGAGCTCCTACACTTATACCGTCTTTGTCACCATCCTCTGAGGAGGTTAAAGAACCAAGGGTTACTAAGTCAGATCCTAGGCCAATAAGAAAGATTACTTCAAGGTCCAAGACTAGTCTCTCTGAGAAGAAAGAGAGTGCTTCTGCAACTCTTGTGACTAAGCCAAAGAGGATTGGTTTAAAGGtcactcctcctcctcctccaacgAGGCCGGTGAGTTTCAGGAAAGGGAAAGTTCTTGAACCGAAACAAGAAGATTCTACTCCAACATCCATCAAGTTCAAGAAGCGAGTTGTTCAAGAACCAAAGCTCAGAAGCGACgggaacaagaagaagaagagcctgAAAAAAGATGTTGGGAAGGTGAGTAGTTATAATAACAGCGGTGAAGGTAAAAGAGAGAAAGTTGTTTTGAGGCATAGGAAAGTGGAAGCGAAGAAGAAGCTGCAGACGCTTTTCAATAATGTGATTGAAGAGACTGTGAATAAGCTTGAAGAAGTGAGGAAGAGTAAAGTTAAAGCACTGGTTGGTGCTTTTGAAACTGTAATCTCTCTTCAAGATAATGATATGACATCTCAGAAGAAGAAGGTACAAAGCAAATCCACATCTTCACAAGTCGCTGAAGGCTAG
- the LOC103847107 gene encoding formin-like protein 20 isoform X2 — protein sequence MSLFRKHFYRKAPDQLVEISERVYAFDCCFSCDVMGEDDYNIYLDGIVGQLHDHYPDASFMVCNFRAGYQRSRISTLLSQYRMSVMDYPNQQGSVPLLPLQVISQFLISSESWLGQQNVLLMHCERGSLPLLDFMLSALLLYIDRYHGDQKTLELAYNQGSMELLRHASSLNPQPSQLRYLQYISTSSEWPSLEAPLLLDCLILRGLSYFEWRRDWRQSLRVFGQDPKARACRSSILLFSTPKTDHMYQQEECILVMLDIQCRVQGDIVLEFVNLSDNLVCEEMIFRIMFHTAFVRGNVLKIRRTMMDILWDTKDEFPKELEAELRFSDAVVPAMSTAPPLCPLMPLGVPPPPPPPPFRYGGPPTSTLPPMGTPSPAMHGVAPPPPPPPPPFRYGGLSPPLRPPMGAPPRPMCGGVPPPPPPPPLRSNRRGVPPAPPPPPPFIYGKPQTPTPPPTGTPSPPMRGGSPRPPPFRYGGHPPPLWQPMGTPSSSIRRGAPPPPPLPPMRGGRGRPGLGSSSKRRSSVRPIPLPWAFNKTLREEFQRYGGQTAPDNVSEIEAFFRGVGEDGGS from the exons ATGTCGCTCTTCCGAAAACATTTCTACAGAAAAGCTCCGGATCAACTCGTTGAGATATCCGAGCGTGTCTATG CTTTTGACTGTTGTTTCTCATGCGATGTTATGGGAGAGGATGATTACAACATCTACTTGGATGGCATCGTAGGGCAGCTACATGATCATTATCCGGATGCTTCTTTCATGGTGTGTAACTTCAGAGCCGGGTACCAACGAAGTCGAATATCAACACTACTGTCTCAATACCGCATGTCGGTAATGGACTATCCTAATCAACAAGGAAGTGTTCCGCTTCTACCTCTCCAAGTGATTAGTCAATTTCTAATATCAAGTGAAAGCTGGTTAGGTCAACAAAATGTTCTGTTGATGCATTGCGAGAGAGGTAGTTTGCCTCTTCTTGATTTTATGTTATCAGCACTATTATTGTACATAGACCGGTATCATGGCGATCAGAAGACTCTGGAATTGGCATATAACCAGGGTTCTATGGAACTTCTTCGTCATGCCTCTTCTCTAAACCCTCAGCCTTCTCAACTAAGATATCTTCAGTACATTTCCACCAGCTCTGAATGGCCTTCTTTAGAGGCGCCTCTTCTTTTGGATTGCTTGATTCTCAGAGGTCTCTCATATTTTGAATGGAGAAGAGATTGGAGACAAAGTTTAAGGGTTTTTGGTCAGGACCCTAAAGCCAGAGCTTGCAGGAGTTCCATACTTCTGTTTTCCACACCAAAGACAGATCATATGTACCAACAA GAAGAGTGTATCTTGGTGATGTTAGATATCCAGTGCCGTGTTCAAGGGGATATTGTTCTGGAATTTGTAAACTTGAGTGATAATTTGGTATGTGAAGAGATGATCTTTAGGATCATGTTCCACACAGCATTTGTACGTGGTAATGTTTTAAAGATCCGACGCACGATGATGGATATACTTTGGGATACCAAGGACGAGTTCCCAAAGGAACTGGAAGCAGAG TTACGCTTCTCTGACGCCGTGGTCCCTGCTATGTCAACAGCTCCTCCATTATGTCCTTTGATGCCTCTAGGAGTTCCAccgcctccaccaccacctccattTAGATATGGTGGACCTCCGACTTCAACCCTACCACCAATGGGTACTCCATCTCCTGCGATGCATGGAGTAGCCCCACctccgccaccaccaccacctccattTAGGTATGGTGGACTTTCGCCTCCACTCCGGCCACCAATGGGTGCTCCACCTCGTCCCATGTGTGGAGGAGTcccaccgccaccaccacctcctccatTAAGATCTAACCGACGAGGAGTCCCACCagctccaccaccaccacctccattTATATATGGTAAACCTCAGACTCCCACCCCGCCACCAACGGGTACTCCATCTCCTCCGATGCGTGGAGGATCCCCGCGGCCACCTCCATTTAGATATGGTGGACATCCGCCTCCACTCTGGCAACCAATGGGTACTCCATCTTCTTCGATCCGTAGAGGagccccaccaccaccaccacttccCCCTATGCGTGGAGGAAGAGGGCGTCCAGGTTTGGGGTCTTCATCTAAAAGAAGGTCTTCTGTGAGGCCTATTCCTTTGCCATGGGCCTTTAATAAAACCTTACGGGAGGAGTTCCAGAGATATGGAGGACAAAC TGCACCAGATAATGTATCAGAAATAGAGGCCTTTTTCAGAGGAGTTGGAGAAGATGGAGGCAGTTAA
- the LOC103847107 gene encoding formin-like protein 20 isoform X1 — MSLFRKHFYRKAPDQLVEISERVYAFDCCFSCDVMGEDDYNIYLDGIVGQLHDHYPDASFMVCNFRAGYQRSRISTLLSQYRMSVMDYPNQQGSVPLLPLQVISQFLISSESWLGQQNVLLMHCERGSLPLLDFMLSALLLYIDRYHGDQKTLELAYNQGSMELLRHASSLNPQPSQLRYLQYISTSSEWPSLEAPLLLDCLILRGLSYFEWRRDWRQSLRVFGQDPKARACRSSILLFSTPKTDHMYQQEECILVMLDIQCRVQGDIVLEFVNLSDNLVCEEMIFRIMFHTAFVRGNVLKIRRTMMDILWDTKDEFPKELEAELRFSDAVVPAMSTAPPLCPLMPLGVPPPPPPPPFRYGGPPTSTLPPMGTPSPAMHGVAPPPPPPPPPFRYGGLSPPLRPPMGAPPRPMCGGVPPPPPPPPLRSNRRGVPPAPPPPPPFIYGKPQTPTPPPTGTPSPPMRGGSPRPPPFRYGGHPPPLWQPMGTPSSSIRRGAPPPPPLPPMRGGRGRPGLGSSSKRRSSVRPIPLPWAFNKTLREEFQRYGGQTYLTISLFAYLYFIHSKRKKTNSELFGISLQLIFVFF; from the exons ATGTCGCTCTTCCGAAAACATTTCTACAGAAAAGCTCCGGATCAACTCGTTGAGATATCCGAGCGTGTCTATG CTTTTGACTGTTGTTTCTCATGCGATGTTATGGGAGAGGATGATTACAACATCTACTTGGATGGCATCGTAGGGCAGCTACATGATCATTATCCGGATGCTTCTTTCATGGTGTGTAACTTCAGAGCCGGGTACCAACGAAGTCGAATATCAACACTACTGTCTCAATACCGCATGTCGGTAATGGACTATCCTAATCAACAAGGAAGTGTTCCGCTTCTACCTCTCCAAGTGATTAGTCAATTTCTAATATCAAGTGAAAGCTGGTTAGGTCAACAAAATGTTCTGTTGATGCATTGCGAGAGAGGTAGTTTGCCTCTTCTTGATTTTATGTTATCAGCACTATTATTGTACATAGACCGGTATCATGGCGATCAGAAGACTCTGGAATTGGCATATAACCAGGGTTCTATGGAACTTCTTCGTCATGCCTCTTCTCTAAACCCTCAGCCTTCTCAACTAAGATATCTTCAGTACATTTCCACCAGCTCTGAATGGCCTTCTTTAGAGGCGCCTCTTCTTTTGGATTGCTTGATTCTCAGAGGTCTCTCATATTTTGAATGGAGAAGAGATTGGAGACAAAGTTTAAGGGTTTTTGGTCAGGACCCTAAAGCCAGAGCTTGCAGGAGTTCCATACTTCTGTTTTCCACACCAAAGACAGATCATATGTACCAACAA GAAGAGTGTATCTTGGTGATGTTAGATATCCAGTGCCGTGTTCAAGGGGATATTGTTCTGGAATTTGTAAACTTGAGTGATAATTTGGTATGTGAAGAGATGATCTTTAGGATCATGTTCCACACAGCATTTGTACGTGGTAATGTTTTAAAGATCCGACGCACGATGATGGATATACTTTGGGATACCAAGGACGAGTTCCCAAAGGAACTGGAAGCAGAG TTACGCTTCTCTGACGCCGTGGTCCCTGCTATGTCAACAGCTCCTCCATTATGTCCTTTGATGCCTCTAGGAGTTCCAccgcctccaccaccacctccattTAGATATGGTGGACCTCCGACTTCAACCCTACCACCAATGGGTACTCCATCTCCTGCGATGCATGGAGTAGCCCCACctccgccaccaccaccacctccattTAGGTATGGTGGACTTTCGCCTCCACTCCGGCCACCAATGGGTGCTCCACCTCGTCCCATGTGTGGAGGAGTcccaccgccaccaccacctcctccatTAAGATCTAACCGACGAGGAGTCCCACCagctccaccaccaccacctccattTATATATGGTAAACCTCAGACTCCCACCCCGCCACCAACGGGTACTCCATCTCCTCCGATGCGTGGAGGATCCCCGCGGCCACCTCCATTTAGATATGGTGGACATCCGCCTCCACTCTGGCAACCAATGGGTACTCCATCTTCTTCGATCCGTAGAGGagccccaccaccaccaccacttccCCCTATGCGTGGAGGAAGAGGGCGTCCAGGTTTGGGGTCTTCATCTAAAAGAAGGTCTTCTGTGAGGCCTATTCCTTTGCCATGGGCCTTTAATAAAACCTTACGGGAGGAGTTCCAGAGATATGGAGGACAAACGTATTTAACCATCTCCCTCTTTGCATACCTTTATTTTATCcacagtaaaagaaaaaaaacaaattctgaGTTATTTGGAATTAGTTTGcaactaatttttgtttttttctga
- the LOC103847110 gene encoding flavin-containing monooxygenase FMO GS-OX-like 9, whose protein sequence is MVSVTSSEASRSRSKKVCVIGAGPSGLVSARELRKEGHKVVVMEQNDDVGGQWLYQPNVEEEDPLGRSSVPTNDALKVHSSIYSSLRLTSPREIMGYSDFPFLAKKGRDMRRFPGHKELWLYLKDFSEAFGIREMIRFNVRVEFVGEEEKTEDVRRWIVRSREKLSGKVIEEIFDAVVVATGHYSHPRLPSIKGMDSWKRKQVHSHVYRVPDPFRNEVVVVVGNSMSGQDISMELVEVAKEVHLSAKSLDISSGLSKVISKHQNLLLHPQIESLEDDGRVIFVDGTWVVADTILYCTGYSYKFPFLESKGRVEVDDDRVGPLFEHTFPPCLSPSLSFVGIPRKLIGFPFFEAQAKWIAQVLSGKSSLPSPDQMLQSVADFYRSRDLAGVPKHNTHDIADFTYCDKYADYVGFPHLEEWRKQLCLSALTNSQENLETYRDSWDDHELLQEALQSSHFTNFDC, encoded by the exons ATGGTTTCGGTCACTTCATCAGAAGCATCAAGGAGCCGATCAAAGAAGGTGTGTGTGATCGGAGCTGGACCATCTGGCCTAGTCTCAGCGAGGGAGCTAAGAAAAGAAGGACACAAAGTGGTGGTGATGGAGCAAAACGACGACGTAGGAGGGCAATGGTTGTATCAACCAAacgtagaagaagaagatcctttAGGAAGAAGTAGTGTTCCTACTAATGATGCACTTAAGGTCCATAGCAGCATTTACTCTTCCTTGAGGCTAACCTCACCGAGAGAGATAATGGGTTATTcagattttccatttttggcGAAGAAAGGGAGAGATATGAGGAGGTTTCCAGGGCATAAGGAGCTTTGGTTGTATCTAAAGGACTTCAGTGAAGCTTTTGGGATAAGAGAGATGATTAGGTTCAATGTTAGGGTTGAGTTTgtaggagaagaagaaaaaacggAAGATGTGAGGAGATGGATTGTGAGGAGTAGAGAGAAACTAAGCGGTAAGGTCATTGAAGAGATCTTTGATGCTGTTGTTGTTGCTACTGGTCATTATTCTCACCCTAGACTGCCCTCTATAAAAG GAATGGACTCTTGGAAAAGGAAGCAAGTTCATAGCCATGTTTACCGAGTGCCTGATCCATTTCGTAATGAG GTTGTGGTGGTAGTTGGGAACTCAATGAGTGGACAAGACATATCAATGGAGCTTGTGGAAGTGGCAAAGGAAGTTCATTTAAGTGCCAAGTCACTTGACATATCTTCTGGACTCTCCAAAGTCATTTCCAAACACCAAAACCTTCTTCTTCACCCACAG aTTGAATCTTTAGAAGATGATGGGAGAGTCATTTTTGTGGATGGAACTTGGGTCGTTGCTGATACAATTTTATATTGCACCGG GTACTCGTATAAGTTTCCATTTCTTGAGAGTAAAGGAAGAGTAGAAGTGGATGATGATAGAGTGGGCCCACTCTTCGAACATACTTTCCCTCCTTGTCTCTCCCCTTCTCTCTCCTTTGTCGGAATTCCCAGAAAG TTAATAGGATTCCCATTCTTTGAAGCACAAGCAAAGTGGATAGCACAAGTGTTGTCTGGAAAGTCATCTCTTCCTTCTCCCGACCAGATGTTGCAATCTGTAGCCGACTTTTACCGGTCTAGAGATCTCGCCGGTGTCCCTAAACACAACACTCACGACATTGCTGATTTCACG tattGCGACAAGTATGCGGATTATGTTGGGTTTCCGCATTTGGAAGAATGGAGAAAGCAACTTTGTTTGTCAGCTCTCACCAATTCACAAGAAAATCTTGAGACGTATCGTGATTCTTGGGATGATCATGAACTCTTACAAGAAGCTCTCCAAAGCTCTCATTTTACAAATTTCGACTGTTGA